The nucleotide window GCTCAACCCTATCAAGAAAATTGCTTGGTCGGTTTATTAGCCGATGGTCCCTTTCGAGAACTGCTTGAACAGCGGCAAATTCCGGTTCAAGTCCTGACCGATCAGTCAATCCGTGTCCGTAAAGACAGCAGTATTCTCCAGAGCCTGAATAGTGTCACGTCTTTAAGTCCTCTAATTACCAAAATTGCTCATATTGCCGGTCACTACGACTTGATCTACACCAATACTCAAAAAGCGCTAGTGGTTGGCGCAATTGCCAGCTTCCTCGCTCGTCGTCCTTTCGTGCATCATCTCCGAGATATTCTCTCTGCTGAGCATTTTAGCTTCACGAATCGCCGTTTGGCGGTTACTTTGGCAAATCGCGCCACGTTAGTGATTGCTAATTCCCAGGCGACTCGAGCTGCTTTTATTGAAGCAGGTGGACGAGAGGATTTAGTAGAAGTGGTTTATAACGGGTTTGATCCGAAACTCTATCAAAGCAGTGAGCAACAGCGAATTCAAATGAGAAACCACTTGGGCTTAGAGGAACAATTCGTTGTCGGTCATTTTAGCCGCTTATC belongs to Cyanobacteria bacterium GSL.Bin1 and includes:
- a CDS encoding glycosyltransferase; the protein is MKILFLDQSGKIGGAELSLSDVAQPYQENCLVGLLADGPFRELLEQRQIPVQVLTDQSIRVRKDSSILQSLNSVTSLSPLITKIAHIAGHYDLIYTNTQKALVVGAIASFLARRPFVHHLRDILSAEHFSFTNRRLAVTLANRATLVIANSQATRAAFIEAGGREDLVEVVYNGFDPKLYQSSEQQRIQMRNHLGLEEQFVVGHFSRLS